From the genome of Bacteroides sp. MSB163, one region includes:
- a CDS encoding RagB/SusD family nutrient uptake outer membrane protein, producing MKLKKIFTILISVSLLTSCDFMDCNESDYYSLEQIQGSYSRVKQFVTDVYGYLPSNFCNIDGAMLDAATDDAIHIYESSNIKRFVNGTWSPNYTVDDQFANYYNGIHDANFYLENLTGLKFETWENTNDYDNWMITYPNFEYEVRFLRAYFYFELVRRYQNIPLITTVLTQEEANVAEPASAEKIFDFIISECTELSTLLPVDYTKMPGSEYGRATKGAALALKARAALYVASPLFNSNNDKNKWVAAAEAAYELIGQSSTLGYQLDGSFSNLFGATNTASSEVILVRPTGTNTSFESANFPMGVTGGKTTTCPTENLASAFEMATGEEFDWNNEEMSKNPYANRDPRFYLTLVHNGMLWPASNAVEINEGGANGLPLTNATSTGYYLRKYVDKSISFEAGSSSAATHHNWVLFRYAEVLLNYAEAMVNAYGDINKTTDKCGMTALAAVNAVRGRTGVNMPAISGTLLPEEFLKRVKHERRVELAFEGHRFWDLRRWKELDESKDIFGVKITKSNDVITYKKFTLESRKISDKLYFYPIANTELFKNSNLKQNPGWE from the coding sequence ACAATACTTATTTCTGTCAGTTTGTTGACATCCTGTGATTTTATGGATTGCAATGAATCGGATTATTACTCTTTAGAGCAAATTCAGGGGAGCTATAGTCGTGTTAAGCAATTTGTGACGGATGTTTATGGCTATCTACCCTCAAACTTTTGCAATATTGATGGCGCTATGCTGGATGCCGCAACAGATGATGCGATTCATATTTATGAGTCATCAAATATAAAGCGTTTTGTGAATGGTACCTGGTCGCCTAATTATACAGTTGATGATCAATTTGCCAATTATTATAATGGTATCCATGATGCTAATTTTTATTTGGAGAATTTGACCGGATTGAAATTTGAAACATGGGAAAATACGAATGATTATGATAACTGGATGATCACTTATCCTAATTTTGAGTATGAGGTTCGTTTTTTGCGTGCTTACTTCTATTTTGAGCTGGTAAGACGTTACCAAAATATCCCTTTGATTACTACTGTGCTTACGCAAGAAGAAGCAAATGTAGCAGAACCGGCTTCGGCAGAAAAAATCTTTGATTTTATCATTTCGGAATGTACGGAACTGTCCACACTGCTTCCGGTGGATTATACTAAAATGCCCGGTAGTGAGTACGGGCGTGCCACAAAGGGAGCGGCTTTGGCTTTGAAAGCGCGTGCAGCATTGTATGTGGCCAGCCCTCTTTTTAACTCTAATAATGATAAAAATAAATGGGTGGCTGCGGCAGAAGCTGCTTATGAACTTATCGGGCAGAGTTCCACGTTGGGATATCAGTTGGATGGTAGCTTTTCGAATCTGTTTGGCGCAACCAATACGGCAAGTAGCGAAGTGATTTTGGTACGTCCTACAGGAACAAATACAAGCTTTGAATCAGCTAACTTTCCTATGGGAGTTACTGGTGGCAAGACTACTACTTGCCCAACAGAGAATCTGGCAAGTGCATTTGAAATGGCAACAGGCGAGGAGTTTGACTGGAATAATGAAGAAATGAGTAAAAATCCTTATGCAAACAGAGATCCTCGCTTTTATTTGACTCTCGTACATAACGGTATGTTGTGGCCAGCTTCCAATGCTGTGGAAATTAATGAAGGCGGTGCTAATGGATTACCTCTGACCAATGCTACTTCCACCGGTTATTATCTGCGTAAATATGTGGACAAGAGTATTAGTTTTGAAGCCGGCTCTTCTTCTGCCGCAACTCATCATAACTGGGTATTGTTCCGATATGCTGAGGTGTTGTTAAATTATGCCGAAGCTATGGTAAATGCTTATGGAGATATAAACAAAACTACCGATAAATGTGGTATGACTGCATTGGCCGCTGTGAATGCTGTTCGTGGCAGGACAGGCGTAAATATGCCTGCTATATCAGGCACTTTATTACCTGAGGAATTCTTGAAACGTGTGAAACATGAACGCAGAGTGGAATTAGCCTTTGAAGGGCATCGTTTTTGGGATCTTCGTCGTTGGAAAGAACTGGATGAATCCAAGGACATTTTTGGAGTGAAGATTACTAAGAGTAATGATGTTATAACCTATAAAAAGTTTACATTGGAGTCCCGGAAAATTAGTGATAAACTATATTTTTATCCTATAGCAAATACAGAGCTCTTTAAGAATAGCAATCTAAAACAGAATCCTGGCTGGGAATAA